From the Xiphophorus maculatus strain JP 163 A chromosome 20, X_maculatus-5.0-male, whole genome shotgun sequence genome, one window contains:
- the LOC111605902 gene encoding uncharacterized protein LOC111605902, with translation MFYTGQQKAGFCTISESKRQDAAAIWTYMDQILTDIHIRYPAINTIHFWSDGPSKQYKNKKNFFLLCVVLQRLGFEKATWNFFPTSHGKGAPDGIGATVKRCADSIVLRGQDIIDGKLFFDKVSNSLSGVKLQFVTNEDFQSYDSLLLQTLKSIPGTRNIHQVLAQGNVIHCRFLSCFCGEPQICKCFSPTIHSFGNTTQDPDVHESSTTAKVQNPLEMLMEEMEKEPSKTPKGTTTLIDPCDVQSEDWLVVMYDGKWWLAKALQIDKEHEDVQVEFFHPHGPTLSFKQKQGRRDICFVPFSDVLVRLRKPSSPVHTSSTRGVYRISPAVMDFIEGEYVTRLLPGD, from the coding sequence ATGTTCTACACTGGGCAACAAAAAGCAGGATTCTGCACAATCTCGGAGTCAAAGCGTCAGGATGCTGCAGCCATATGGACTTATATGGATCAAATCCTCACAGATATTCACATCAGATATCCGGCTATAAACACTATCCACTTTTGGTCTGATGGTCCAagcaaacaatataaaaataagaagaactTCTTTCTCCTCTGTGTTGTCCTGCAACGTCTGGGATTTGAGAAAGCTACATGGAATTTCTTCCCAACATCACATGGCAAAGGCGCTCCAGATGGCATTGGGGCGACGGTGAAGAGATGTGCTGACAGTATTGTGCTGAGAGGTCAGGATATCATAGATGGCAAATTATTCTTTGACAAGGTGTCCAACAGCTTAAGTGGTGTCAAGCTGCAATTTGTGACAAATGAAGATTTTCAGTCTTATGACTCTCTCCTCCTGCAAACCCTGAAATCAATTCCAGGAACAAGAAACATTCACCAAGTGCTAGCTCAGGGGAATGTCATCCATTGTAGGttcctttcatgtttttgcGGAGAGCCACAGATTTGCAAGTGCTTCAGTCCCACCATTCACTCTTTTGGCAACACAACACAGGACCCAGATGTCCATGAAAGTTCAACCACTGCTAAAGTTCAAAATCCTCTGGAAATGCTGATGGAGGAAATGGAGAAGGAGCCGAGCAAGACACCTAAAGGAACAACAACCCTGATAGATCCTTGTGATGTCCAAAGTGAAGACTGGCTTGTTGTGATGTATGATGGAAAATGGTGGCTGGCTAAAGCCTTACAAATTGACAAAGAGCACGAAGATGTACAAGTGGAATTTTTTCATCCTCATGGACCAACTCTTAGCTTCAAGCAAAAACAAGGTCGTCGGGATATCTGCTTTGTGCCATTTTCGGATGTCCTAGTTAGGCTGAGAAAACCATCCTCACCAGTCCACACAAGCAGCACCAGGGGTGTATACCGCATTTCACCAGCTGTTATGGATTTTATTGAAGGAGAATATGTGACACGTCTATTGCCTGGGGATTaa